From Pseudobythopirellula maris:
CCAGCGGCTCGAGAAGATGCCGTGCGTCATCACGACGATCGGTGAGGGGGTGTCTGGCATCGCGAAGGGCCCTGCAAAGGTTCGTTGAGCAAAAGTGCTCTAGAGCGGTATTCGAATTGGTGTGGACGAGGGGGGAAGCGATTGGCGGCGTGGCGAGGAAGCCGAAGCAGGCAATGCGGTGCATTGTCGATGCAGGCTGACGAAGCCATGACGCCGATCGCGAGCCGAGCGTCTACACCTATGAGCAAACCGCTCTAAAGGCATCCTAGGAGGGTGTTCGCTTACGACGAGCCTGCCTTGCCCGCTGGCTATGAGCGGATCAGGTGATGTGCTCACTAAACCCGGGCCTGAGGGAGCCGGTGCGGCCCTCGCACTCCGCTCAGCCCCACTTGCGGAGCGCCCTGATGCACAGCACGGCGCCGGCCGTGGCGAAGACCAGGTCGCCCGCGACGCTCGTGGCGAGCTTGTCCAGCAGCCAGTAAGCCGCCGAGCCGAGCAGCGAGCCGGCCACGCCGACCGTCAGCAGGCCCACGACTCCGGGCTTGCCCGTCTTGGTCAGTCGGCTGGCGATCCAGCCGGCGGTCAAACCGATCAGCAGCAGGTAGATGAGGCTAAGCATACGGGCAGCATACTGCCGCGGCTGTTCACGCCAAAGGCCGCCTTCTACCCCGGCGCGGCGCCGCGCCCGGGGAACGTGGGCAGCACCTGGTCGAGCCGCGTGATGTGCAGCGCGTCGGCGCATTGCTCGTGCAGACCGCTCAGCCGCAGCTGGCCGGAATGCGTCGCCAGTCGTTTGTGCAGCCGCACCAACTCGCCCATCAGGCTGCTCGGCAGGAAGGCGACGTCGTCCATCTCGAGGACCACGTCGCGGACGCCCCGCTCGTCGATCGCCGCCCAGAGCCTCTCGACCAATCCCAGCGCCGGGGTGGGCTGATCGCCCTCGGGGTAAGGCCGCACATAGAGCCGGTCGCCCTCGTGCTCCAGAGTCGCCCACCAGCCGTCGCCCACGCACATCGTTTGCGTCTCAGCCATGTCGCCGCCCTCGAAAGAGAATGGCCGCTGATACGCGCGGAAAGACGCGGATGCCGCTAGAGCGGTATTCGAATTGGTGTGGACGAGCGGGGAAGCGATTGGCGGCGTGGCGAGGAAGCCGAAGCAGGCAATGCGGTGCATTGTCGATGCAGGCTGACGAAGCCATGACGCCGATCGCGAGCCGAGCGTCTACACCTATGAGCAAACCGCTCTAGGCGTGGCACAATCGTATCGCTGGCCGGATCGCCGACCATTGAAACGCGCGCAGCGTGAGAAAACAATCGATTCCGCCAAAACAACGGAATGCTTTAAAACCGATTCAGCGCGTGCGGTTTGACTCGGGCTTTAGTTCGCCACACGTTCAGACCACTGAACAGCCGCCCGTCTTACGGCGCCAGTAGCAACCGGCCCGGGGCCGCGAGCAGGCCCTTCAGGTCGTTGACGAAGCGGGCCGCGTCGGCGCCGTCGACCACGCGGTGGTCGTAAGTGAGCGAGAGCGGCATCACGAGCCGCGGCTCGATGGCGCCGTCGCCCACGACCCACGGCAGCATGCGGCTGCGGCCCACCAGCAAGATCGCCACCTCGGGCGAGTTGATGAGCGGCGTGGAGTACGTGCCCCCGACCGCGCCCATGTTGCTGATCGTGAACGTGCCGCCCTGCATGTCCTCGAGCGTCAGCGAACCCTCGCGCGCCTTGGTGACGATGCGGTCGAGCTCCGAGGCGATCTGCGAGATGCTCATCCGGTCGACGTCGCGGAGCACAGGCACGACCAGCCCGCGTTCGCTGTCGACCGCCACACCGATGTTCACGTACTCCTTGTAGATGACCGTCGACTGCTCCATGTCGACCGAGGCGTTCACCACGGGGTGCTTCTTCAGCGCCCCGGCGATCGCCTTCACCAGGAACGGCAGCTGCGTGAGCTTCAGGCCACGCGCCGCGTAGTCGTCCTTGCTCTGCTTGCGGATCTTCTCCAGCTCCGACACGTCGACGTCGTCGAAGTTCGTCAGCTGCGGGATCGTCGTGTAGCTGGCCACCATGTTGCGGGCGATCGCCTGCCGCATGCGGCTCATCTTCTCGACGCGCACCGCGCCCTGGCTGTCGGAACCGACCGCGCCGGGCGGGGTGACGCCCGTGGGCGAGGGGGCCTGGGCCCGCTGGTTCGACTGGCGGACGTACGCCTGCACGTCCTCCTCGGTGATGCGACCGGCCGCGCCGTTGGGCCGGACGCGACGCAGGTCGACGCCCAGCTCACGGGCCAGTCGTCGGACGGCGGGGCCGGCGGCGGCCGACGAGTGGCCGTCGCCCGGCGTGTCGACCGCTCCGGCGGCCACGGTCACCGGTGTGTGCGCTTGCTGGGCGGGCTCGAGCGCCGCCACGGCCGGTGTCGGCACGGGCGACGGGGCCACGGGGGCCGGCGCCGCCGGCTCGGGAGCGGGGGGCGCCGCCGGCGCTGGCGCGGCGGCCTGCGGGGCCGGTTCGGGCTCGGGCTCCGACGCCGGCGGGGCGGGTTCGGGCGCGGCCGCGGGGGCTGCGGCGCCGGCCTCGATCTCGAAGATCGGTGCGCCGACCTTCACCGTGTCGCCCTCGCCGACCAAGATCTTGGTGATCGTGCCCGCCTCGGGGCTCGGGACCGGCATCGTCGCCTTGTCGGTCTCGATCTCCAGCAGGTCTTGATCGACCGTGACCGTGTCGCCCTCCGAGACGAGGACGCTGAGCACGTCGCCCGAGTCGATGTTCTCACCGAGGCTCGGCAGTTTGATTTCGCTTGGCATGTCTTAGCGTTCTAGTTCGCGTTCGTGACTAGAAGTGGTTTGAGTAAGTCTGTCGTTAGGCGTACAGCGCGAAAACCTTGTCGCGGTCGACGCCCAAGTCGTTGATCGCGCCGTCGACGACGCTCATCTCGAGCTTGCCCGTCTTGGCCAGCTTGTAGAGCGTGCCGATGACGATGAACTCCTTGTCGACCTCGAAGTGCCGGCGGAGCGCCTCGCGGCTCTCGCTGCGGCCCATGCCGTCGGTGCCCAGGGCGAACAGCCCGCCGGGACACCACGCGGCGACCTGCTCGGGCAACGCCCGGATGTAGTCGCTCGCCGCGATGCAGGGGCCCTCGGCGCCCTCGAGCGCCTCTTCGATGTAGCACTTCTTCTTCGGCGAGGT
This genomic window contains:
- a CDS encoding STAS domain-containing protein; protein product: MAETQTMCVGDGWWATLEHEGDRLYVRPYPEGDQPTPALGLVERLWAAIDERGVRDVVLEMDDVAFLPSSLMGELVRLHKRLATHSGQLRLSGLHEQCADALHITRLDQVLPTFPGRGAAPG
- a CDS encoding GlsB/YeaQ/YmgE family stress response membrane protein, producing MLSLIYLLLIGLTAGWIASRLTKTGKPGVVGLLTVGVAGSLLGSAAYWLLDKLATSVAGDLVFATAGAVLCIRALRKWG
- a CDS encoding 2-oxo acid dehydrogenase subunit E2; this translates as MPSEIKLPSLGENIDSGDVLSVLVSEGDTVTVDQDLLEIETDKATMPVPSPEAGTITKILVGEGDTVKVGAPIFEIEAGAAAPAAAPEPAPPASEPEPEPAPQAAAPAPAAPPAPEPAAPAPVAPSPVPTPAVAALEPAQQAHTPVTVAAGAVDTPGDGHSSAAAGPAVRRLARELGVDLRRVRPNGAAGRITEEDVQAYVRQSNQRAQAPSPTGVTPPGAVGSDSQGAVRVEKMSRMRQAIARNMVASYTTIPQLTNFDDVDVSELEKIRKQSKDDYAARGLKLTQLPFLVKAIAGALKKHPVVNASVDMEQSTVIYKEYVNIGVAVDSERGLVVPVLRDVDRMSISQIASELDRIVTKAREGSLTLEDMQGGTFTISNMGAVGGTYSTPLINSPEVAILLVGRSRMLPWVVGDGAIEPRLVMPLSLTYDHRVVDGADAARFVNDLKGLLAAPGRLLLAP